Sequence from the Chitinophagales bacterium genome:
TATTGAAGATAGTTATTCCCGATATTGTCAATGCGTATGGTGTCGCTGAAAGTCAGCCCCTGGTCAAATGAACGATGCAGGTATGCATGCGTGGCATCTGCTCTGACGTAGGTAACAAACACGGTATCACCCGCCGCTTTCAGGTCGGGGCCGGTGAGTGAAAACACAGTTGCTTCCACGCCGGCGGGCGTTAGTTGTATGGCCGGACTGAAGCTGCCTGCCGTCCATCTGCTGCAGAAAATTTTCCCTGAAATGAAATCACCCCAGGCTACCACCGGTGTGTCATGCACCAGAGCAATACGCGGCCAGTCGGTGCCGGCTCCTGAATTCACCACAACAGGACTTGTCCAGTTTAAGGGCGACTGTGCCAGCAAGCAGCAGGTGCTGCTGATGAGGTTGAGGAGGAGGAGTGTTTTTTTCATGGGTAATACCTGTCTTTTGTTTGCAGCTCCGTCAAAATTATTTTCACCGGTGCTGTTGTTGCATTCGGAAATTATTGAACGACTAACTTTTTAAGGCCAGTCATATTTCCATTCCTGTCAGTTAATTGAATGGTGTACATGCCATACTTCAATCCCGATAAAATTATTACAACTGACTGTTGATGGTTTAGTGGAATAACTTGCAGCATTTTGCCTTCTATAGAAGTCAGTGTCATGTTTGCCGCAATGGTTTTTGAGAACACAACCGTACAAATATCATTGACAGGATTAGGGAAAATATCCCAAGTATCCGGCGCGACTGAATTTTCGATGTCTAATGCAATAATATCAAGAGAATTGGAATGTATGGAGCAACCAAAATTGTTTGTAACCATCACATAATATGTTCCGTTCTGCACCGGATTATATGACGGGTTTGTTGCGCCTGGTATAGCCGTATTTTCAAGGTACCATTGATTGCCTGTTCCAGCATCGGAAAACAGAGTAACTCCGTTAAACGTAATGGCAGGCACCGGAGGCAAAAGGTGCAGCGTTACGATGATTTGACTGACCGAAGTGGTGTCACAGCCGTTGTATGCTTTTACAGAAACTGTTCCGGACAGGTCACCGGCTTTTACTTTTATAGTGTTAGTTCCTTGTCCTGATAAAAAGATAGAACCGGAAGGAAGCGTCCATTCATAATAAGCGGCATCAGCAATAACAGGAATTGTATAATTCAGTGTATCGCCTTCGCATGCTGAAGTTGTTCCAGTCACAGCACCAATTGCACTTAAGTCCGGGCATGGCGCTGTGTATTTGTACAGAATGCCGGCGGTGCCTACTGCGTAGCCTGTATAATAATTGGGAAAATGAATGCCATAAAGCTGCCCGTTGGCTGTTGCATCGTAACTCCAGCTTGCCCCACCATTGTCAGTAGCGAGAATATTATAGGAAATAAAACGACAGCTATTATCTGTTGACAGGAAGCCATCGCGGAGTGTATAAGTGGAGATGCCGCTATAAACCTGGTTCCAGCTAACACCGCCATCTGTTGTCTTGAAAATGTTTTCGCCCTTGCCACCGGCATATACCGTGTCTTCGTTACCAATGGCAAGCGCCAGAAGGCCGCTACTGGCATTGGTATAAACGGTGCTCCAAGTATTACCTCCGTCTGTTGTTTTTATTACCGCGCCTTCCGCAAAAGAGCTGTTACTCGCTACGGCGTATCCTACGTTGTTATTGGAAAAACGAACCTGAATGAGATCGGTTGTTATACCCGTGCCAAGTGTTGACCAGGATGTGCCGCCATCTGTGGTCTTCAACATCGTTCCACCTCCTCCGCATACGAAGCCTGTATCGGCGGATGGAAAATCAAGCGAGCGCAGCGCCTGAGTGGAACCGCTGAAAACACCATTCCATGAAGCGCCTCCGTCTGTTGATTTCAGGATGGTACCATTAAAGCCGCATACGATGCCATGGTTGGCATCTGTAAAATGAACCCCACGCATAGCGGCAAAGGTGCCGGTGTTGTAGATGGACCATGTGGTTCCTCCATCCGTTGTTCTTAGAATCAGGGAATTGTCGGGAGAAACAGGTTCAGTGCAAATCCATCCGACGTTGGAATTGATGAAGAACACAGAACGTAATAGGTTGGTCACACCGGTATTCATGAGCGTCCATTGCTGTGCAAAGGCAGTTGTAGAAAGTGAAAATAGAAGAAGCAG
This genomic interval carries:
- a CDS encoding T9SS type A sorting domain-containing protein produces the protein MKKYLLLLLFSLSTTAFAQQWTLMNTGVTNLLRSVFFINSNVGWICTEPVSPDNSLILRTTDGGTTWSIYNTGTFAAMRGVHFTDANHGIVCGFNGTILKSTDGGASWNGVFSGSTQALRSLDFPSADTGFVCGGGGTMLKTTDGGTSWSTLGTGITTDLIQVRFSNNNVGYAVASNSSFAEGAVIKTTDGGNTWSTVYTNASSGLLALAIGNEDTVYAGGKGENIFKTTDGGVSWNQVYSGISTYTLRDGFLSTDNSCRFISYNILATDNGGASWSYDATANGQLYGIHFPNYYTGYAVGTAGILYKYTAPCPDLSAIGAVTGTTSACEGDTLNYTIPVIADAAYYEWTLPSGSIFLSGQGTNTIKVKAGDLSGTVSVKAYNGCDTTSVSQIIVTLHLLPPVPAITFNGVTLFSDAGTGNQWYLENTAIPGATNPSYNPVQNGTYYVMVTNNFGCSIHSNSLDIIALDIENSVAPDTWDIFPNPVNDICTVVFSKTIAANMTLTSIEGKMLQVIPLNHQQSVVIILSGLKYGMYTIQLTDRNGNMTGLKKLVVQ